The sequence gcttccagttgaagctcgcatctgctacaagaccatggtgcttgcctacggagctgtgaggggaacggcacctccgtaccttcaggctctgatcagtccctacacccaaacgagggcattgcgttcatccacctctggcctgctggcccccctacctctgcggaagcacagttcccgctcagcccagtcaaaactgttcgctgctctggcaccccaatggtggaacaagctccctcacgacgccaggacagcggagtcactcaccaccttccggagacacttgaaaccccacctctttaaggaatacctgggataggataaagtaatccttctacccccccaaaaaaaaacatattgtaaagtggttgtcccactggctataaggtgaatgcaccaatttgtaagtcgctctggataagagcgtctgctaaatgacgtaaatgtaaatgtgtgccaATGGTGATGATTGGTCATTGGTCAACAATCAAGACGCTGAACTTTTTGGTTCTGAAGCATAGATGAGAATTTAATGACGATTTGCAGGCAGTGGGTTCAgaagaacaacaaaaaaaatatttaaaaaactaacATTTTGTGGGAAATTATACCACCACAGAAAAGGGCACTTTGTTGACTGGAAGGGCAAATGGGCATGTGCTCTGCACAGGAAGAGCCCCATCTGTGCACGTGCCTAATTTTATTGCTGAACAACCCACCCGTATATACAGCTGAGCTAAACCTTCTTCTGAAAACAAATTATACTTACAAGAATCATTGCCACGTGAGAGAAGCGTTCATAGGTCTGGCATATGTACGCCAGCCCGGTGTCGTCCAGCAGAATTTTTTGGAGTATGAAAGTAGCAACCTGACAGtgaggagaaagggagaaagcAGATAAAGTCATTAATAAAGGTTATCCATTTCCTTCTGTTTCTATGCACGTAACATAATGGGTGTAAGCAATATGGCGGAAGCTTGATAGAGTAGCTACCGTTTTGGAGAGTTCGCTGCCTGACTCCATGATGCGCAGGCATAGAGGGATGATCTCTGTGGTGAGCAGGAAGTTGATCACCTCCTGTTCGTCTGTTTTGACCAGAGCACCTGCAGGCACACAAAGAGCAAACTACAGTTGGAGGCATTCAGGTGTTTTTAATGAGCCAGAGGATTGCGCCATGAACAATCGGGTGCATTGGAATCAGGCAGACAAATGCAGGTAGAAAAGGATGTTACCTATGACTCCTAAGCTGGTGAGGCGCAGGTACTCAAACGGGCGTGTCTTGCTCACAGTATGCAGGAAGGGGTAGAGGAAAAGAGGAATGTGTGCCGCCAAAAATGCAGACCTGGAGAAGGAGGACGTGGTTACATTTTGAATGTGTAAGATCGTGACACATATAACGCAATAATTTACATGTTGAAAAGAAAGATGGTGCATTACCGAGTCTCTGGGTGGGAGGCAACACACTGTAAGAGCGCGAGGGCGTTGCATACTCTGTTGGATTGGTGGGCTGTCAGAGTTGGTGGGTTTATGGAGGGGTAGATGTTCACAATTTCCTGAAAGAAACAGAATGCAAATAAATTTGAATGTGAAGTATTTTCCTCTTTTAAAGTGATTCTccagtacttttgtatactttttagtcAGTAGATGTGAAAGttgtgctcacgagccaaaagtagTCCCTGAAAATTGCTACTACGTCACATGTCCAGATACAGTATGTGCACCACGTCAATGCTCtatctcgctctgctgtgtgtgcatcttgctagctgtcactcaaatagCGAGAGAccgaagctcattggctagaacctGAATTGCTAGGGGGGTGGCCCACATAGGGGAACATTTAGGGAAAATGGCGCAGTACAGCTTCCAAAAAAACTGTTGGTTTCAAACTAGTGATTTcttggctaattgaggtaagacagtaattctgctcatagattatgcatgtatgaactacacgtCGCCACATCCAGCCCAATGctggaggtttaaaaaatacttagtagtcgccaaaggtccggagcatgtctttaaggaGGCACTGTAGGTACCTTCATgcaacaacattttacatttacatttttgtcatttagcagatgctcttatccagagagacttacagtagtgagtgcatacattttcatacttttttcgtactgctccactgtgggaatcgaacccacaaccctggcgccatgctctaccaactgagccaacaACTCATACCACAATGactaagacacacagacagacataaggGAAGGCCACCTATTTTTCCTCTTATGAAAGTGCATTACAGATTGGCTCGGCTCAGTAATGTGAAATAGGTATTACAGTAAGTGAAGATTATATATTTAGTACCTGCAGGAGGGCAGCAATGGTGCCACAGGAGTGCCAGAGCATGGGCGCCAGGTCAGGGACAGACTCCCTCTTCTTGCTGAGCTCCAGGAGGGCATTCTCCCTGGTCTCTGGGCTAGACAGCTCGTTGATCCACTGGTAGATCTTCTCCCGATCCACCTGCACCAGGGCTGTGGTTGCAGCCTGTGAGGAAAAGGACAGTGGGTGAACCAACCTGAGACATGACATCTGACCATGTAATACAATTCCAACGAATTCTCACCTTTTCTAGGATCATTCGTCAGATAAATCAAGGTCGGTGTGCTGCCCTCTGACTAACtagttcatttttacaaagcacTAGCTAACTGCAATCACGTGTTTGGGTTGTGTAAACTAGATAGACCTCCGATTATATTGCTTTGCGACACAACATCGGGAGTATGTGTACTGCCAGGTTGGACTCCCGAGTTGTGCATCGATCTGGTTGGTGGCGACGGAAAATAACCATAACACAATACAATGAATTTGCATATTGATAGCTAACACGGCAtacaatgtagctagctagttactgtagctaGTTAATTCAAGACTGAAAACTTACTGCGCCTGTAGCCAGCATTGTCTGAAGCGTCTGGATATCTCCCGGAGGATATTGAGAACCTAATGTAAACGTtgagctagctacctagctacaaaaaaaaaaaaaaactacaagcTAGCTTAGTTTTAGCACAGACTATATTTGGTCTTAGTTTGCTACAATGGTCATATCGGAACTGTAACGTTTGAACTTTTACCCGCGCGCTTAATCCAACATGTAGCGTTCTGTTTGAGAAGGATATCTGCTTTATAGCTGTTTAACGCTATAACACAAACCACATAGCTATAATCCTTAAACAAAATATAATCCTTAGTTTACATGGTAGGTAGATACAGAtaagtagctagctagacagTTATGCATTTCATGTGTTTGTTGTatcagagacggaagaggaagcgagacacccCACTCGCTGTTTCTTTCTGATATTTTTCTGGTTCAATGAAAGTCAGACCCAGGTGCtattgcattggtgtctatggtAGACACACCCAGTTAAGTAGACCAGAACTGATCGTTTTTTGCAATGCTAAACGGCCTGAGAGAACTATCTTCATGTATCCACCATCTTTGGTATCAGCGCATCGTGGTTAGGTATCGCGAGAGGATATGTGTTCTCGTATATCATTTCCTCTAGATTTTCACATTCCCGCCATCATCGAGTAGCGGAGGAAAACGTCGTGAGGACTACACTGTCAACAACATAATACTGGGGCCACCGAATGCCGGCGAAACCAACTTACTACTCCCTGAggacttaaaaaatatatataatttaaaagtTTAGTTTAAGGGATATTTCATTCAAAGGCAAGTGTTTTTTGTCTTGTAATTAAGTATAGGCGATTATGTTTATCTTCAAATGACAAACAAGCAAATTAGCTAGCTATATCATTATCCTTTTTAGTAGCCAGTTATCGTTAGCTACGAACAGTAACTTGCTCGTGCATGGGAAATGGCTAGACTTTTACAGCTAGCTAAATGTGCAACTATCCAATGTTGTTTTGCTGAGTTGATTGGGGGCGTCTATCTCATGTCGTAATATTCAGTTAGCCCCGTTTGTTAGCTAACTAATTAGCTACTAggatagttaacgttagctagctactaactAACTAGTGGCTAGCGGTGCATCACATCAGTAatctagctaacagtagctgacTCGCGTGTAATGTGGCTCGGTCCTCCCTGCCCCAgacagtatctgtgggttagagatgTCTCGCACAGGAGCTCCGATTCAAACTAATTAGACAGCTCTAAAAGCGTATTAATGTCAAAATACGTTCGTTACTCACCAAATACAGTATGGAGTTTCGCTTAGTAACTATCTATATTTACTCCCTTTACGGCCGGTATTTGAACATGAATACGCTTGCAGAGTTGTGTAACGCCTCGATCACACTGACAGTATGCATTTTGGTACACTAGGGGTGTGtatgtaaattcaatctggagtgccagagcgTGTTCAGAGTGTTATCTAGACGTAAGTAAATTAatagcgttgtcagattgtccgtttgtaaattcagagcattttgCTCTTGGCGCggacactggacgctctggcggaGGAGTAgagttgatccgagcgttctgacctta is a genomic window of Coregonus clupeaformis isolate EN_2021a chromosome 4, ASM2061545v1, whole genome shotgun sequence containing:
- the LOC121551420 gene encoding CCR4-NOT transcription complex subunit 9; the encoded protein is MLATGAAATTALVQVDREKIYQWINELSSPETRENALLELSKKRESVPDLAPMLWHSCGTIAALLQEIVNIYPSINPPTLTAHQSNRVCNALALLQCVASHPETRSAFLAAHIPLFLYPFLHTVSKTRPFEYLRLTSLGVIGALVKTDEQEVINFLLTTEIIPLCLRIMESGSELSKTVATFILQKILLDDTGLAYICQTYERFSHVAMILGKMVLQLSKEPSARLLKHVVRCYLRLSDNPRAREALRQCLPDQLKDATFAQVLKDDTTTKRWLAQLVKNLQEGPVTDGRGIPLTTQ